Proteins encoded together in one Acidobacteriota bacterium window:
- a CDS encoding outer membrane protein transport protein — WGLKAACILILILAMVAWPAAAQTDDEAGAGVTFNFSTPGARSLGMGGAFLGSVDDASAAYSNPAGLLQLSESEALIEGSRWRYSTPFSLRGRAAGQPTGLGVDTLGSIETGQAESELSGFSYAAAVYPREDWAAAVFMHQVARFESSFETEGVFGLTGRLRPVRARYSLDIRQFGVAFAKEWQNGVAAGLSLSGYSLKLDSLTQRYTTLPFYYGTPSFSLGRAINFQAQSADGQELGVIFGLRWDRSDKLSVGMVYRVAPQFDLSVRSESLSPDFPPSQRVVLDDAVGVFDIPDVAGLGISYRFSPQATINFDLNRVYYSQLSREIFLFLDENEDQPVTAEDYALDDVLQVHLGGEYVFADWRLPLAVRAGAWLDPDHRLHADKGSALNQARLPEGETLVHGSLGVGLLFGSRVQVDAAVDFSKQSDTASVSAVVRF, encoded by the coding sequence TGGGGACTGAAGGCGGCGTGCATTTTGATTCTGATTCTCGCCATGGTGGCTTGGCCGGCGGCAGCCCAGACCGATGACGAAGCTGGCGCTGGAGTGACGTTCAATTTCTCCACTCCCGGGGCTCGGAGCCTGGGCATGGGAGGAGCCTTTCTCGGTTCGGTGGACGATGCTTCGGCGGCTTACTCGAATCCGGCGGGCCTCCTGCAGCTTTCGGAGTCCGAGGCCTTGATCGAGGGGAGCCGCTGGCGTTATTCGACTCCTTTCTCATTGCGCGGCCGAGCTGCCGGCCAGCCTACTGGACTTGGTGTGGACACCCTCGGATCGATTGAAACCGGTCAGGCGGAGAGCGAGCTTTCGGGTTTTTCCTACGCAGCGGCGGTCTATCCGCGAGAAGACTGGGCTGCCGCGGTCTTCATGCATCAGGTGGCGCGGTTCGAGTCCTCTTTTGAAACGGAGGGGGTTTTTGGTCTGACGGGACGTCTCCGTCCAGTGAGAGCCCGTTATTCGCTGGATATCCGCCAGTTTGGGGTTGCCTTTGCGAAGGAGTGGCAGAACGGCGTTGCGGCTGGCCTGAGTCTGTCGGGATACTCGCTCAAGCTAGATTCACTGACTCAGCGCTATACTACTCTCCCCTTCTACTATGGGACGCCTAGTTTCTCTCTTGGACGGGCAATTAATTTTCAGGCGCAATCGGCGGACGGGCAGGAATTGGGGGTGATCTTCGGCTTGCGCTGGGATCGGTCTGACAAGCTGAGCGTAGGCATGGTCTATCGGGTTGCGCCACAATTCGACCTTTCCGTCCGCTCAGAGTCTCTATCTCCGGATTTCCCTCCGAGCCAACGTGTGGTCTTAGACGATGCGGTAGGGGTGTTCGATATTCCGGACGTGGCGGGATTGGGGATTTCCTATCGATTCTCTCCCCAGGCGACGATCAACTTCGACCTGAATCGTGTTTACTATTCTCAGCTCAGCCGGGAGATCTTTCTGTTCTTGGATGAGAACGAGGATCAACCGGTTACCGCGGAAGACTATGCTCTGGATGATGTCTTACAGGTTCACCTCGGCGGCGAGTATGTGTTTGCAGACTGGCGCCTGCCGCTGGCCGTACGAGCCGGCGCATGGCTCGATCCGGATCACCGCCTTCACGCCGACAAAGGCTCAGCGCTCAACCAAGCTCGTCTACCGGAGGGCGAGACACTAGTTCACGGCAGCTTGGGCGTGGGGTTGCTCTTCGGCTCCCGAGTGCAGGTCGATGCCGCGGTGGACTTCTCCAAGCAATCGGATACAGCTTCTGTCTCCGCGGTAGTTCGGTTCTAA
- a CDS encoding CHAT domain-containing protein — protein sequence MERADTLSEAGQLEEAELVLEELWLTLGGTSCGEGAELQDQWRCFRVLDELTRLAVRRGRFEAARSWNSRALSLGKRVKPALGELLALRWQVDIARKDGDLEVVERVVDRAFTLAEQEIGGAAGGFTWLMAGLIAYVAERPARAIPAFDRGIQVLGGIGMEEEATQARLVLSLVYQQLNADPAASLHRQDFLDDAGKARDKRIQDVAQFLEAMAQWERQPASEWDVDRLSSELSNISGLPMDEFRPVFEMLRHLEDGTRRPQNALSNEELDDLAYKVQQGLTEYSLAEAMESLLSAKRLVDNDQLRQAAEVLEQNLQSPGTYGNEPWFAIQLRLLSNLYWHIGEKEKALRARERLLDRAEELWVHAGADELRRSWIGKFDDDYRFLVERLRESDQSRAAFAVTERARGRSLLELLTREREPGEGQISSTSLRQEWSVLRTRLSKLEDEAELSGEESDELKKVRSQVAEALVRLRLARDEPQARTSRSGLPAPIAVADLQGYLAQDTSLVSFYVGEGKVLAWVVRSDHFSLIETQLGRDQLDLVGRFRQAILAEVGMQGLRAVAPVPIEDGAEQATRSQLGKELFRRLIEPLRPHLRGQNLLLIPHEALHFLPFAALQNPSTGKYLVEDFVLSSLPSASILPVLQGRENLSDEQSNVLIVGDPRPANPRLTPLRGAAQEAREVAELWGSEPLVGVDATETEVRRRIVDSDLMHLAAHAVYRADDPLFSYLALTPGGLHDGRLEMIEVFDELNLARAPSIVLSGCETGLGMRSGGDEVVGLLRAFLTAGARMIIATQWRIADRSSADLMTSFYRSLKGGSSFPEALAEAQRQALQAVETAKPYYWAGYAVTGAFQEH from the coding sequence TTGGAACGAGCCGACACACTGAGCGAAGCAGGGCAACTTGAGGAAGCAGAGCTAGTTCTAGAAGAGCTCTGGCTAACTCTAGGAGGCACATCCTGTGGGGAGGGGGCCGAGCTGCAGGATCAGTGGCGTTGCTTCCGAGTGCTCGACGAGCTGACTCGCCTAGCGGTACGCCGTGGGCGGTTCGAGGCTGCCCGTTCTTGGAACTCGCGGGCTCTATCTCTTGGGAAGAGAGTGAAGCCAGCCTTAGGGGAATTGCTTGCGCTCCGCTGGCAAGTGGACATTGCTCGCAAGGACGGTGATTTGGAAGTCGTTGAGCGAGTGGTGGATCGTGCGTTCACTCTCGCTGAGCAGGAGATCGGCGGCGCTGCCGGTGGTTTCACCTGGTTGATGGCAGGCTTGATCGCCTATGTGGCCGAGAGGCCAGCAAGAGCCATTCCTGCTTTCGACCGAGGGATTCAAGTGTTGGGGGGAATTGGGATGGAAGAGGAGGCGACCCAAGCCCGTCTGGTGCTCTCGCTCGTATATCAACAGCTCAACGCCGACCCTGCGGCCTCCTTGCACCGCCAAGATTTTCTCGACGATGCTGGTAAAGCTAGGGATAAGAGAATCCAGGACGTGGCTCAGTTCCTAGAGGCTATGGCCCAATGGGAACGGCAGCCAGCTTCAGAGTGGGATGTAGATAGGTTAAGTAGCGAACTCTCGAATATCTCAGGCCTTCCCATGGACGAGTTTCGGCCGGTTTTCGAGATGTTGCGCCATCTTGAGGACGGTACGAGAAGACCTCAGAATGCTCTTAGTAATGAAGAACTAGATGACCTGGCGTACAAGGTTCAACAAGGGCTCACGGAGTACTCGCTGGCGGAGGCTATGGAGAGCCTTTTGTCGGCCAAGAGGCTCGTCGACAACGACCAACTACGACAGGCTGCAGAAGTACTCGAACAGAATCTCCAATCTCCTGGTACCTACGGAAATGAGCCGTGGTTTGCGATCCAGCTGAGGTTATTGAGCAACCTATACTGGCATATCGGAGAGAAGGAGAAGGCGCTACGAGCCAGGGAGAGACTTCTGGACCGAGCGGAAGAGCTTTGGGTCCACGCCGGCGCTGACGAGCTTCGCCGTAGCTGGATCGGCAAGTTCGATGACGACTATCGATTCTTAGTCGAGAGATTGCGTGAATCGGACCAGTCTCGAGCGGCTTTTGCGGTGACCGAGCGTGCCCGTGGACGTTCTCTTCTCGAGCTGCTGACCAGGGAACGGGAGCCAGGTGAGGGGCAGATCTCCAGCACCTCGCTGCGCCAAGAGTGGTCTGTTCTACGGACTCGGCTTTCCAAGCTAGAGGATGAGGCGGAGCTTAGCGGCGAAGAGTCTGACGAGCTCAAAAAAGTACGAAGCCAGGTAGCCGAAGCCCTAGTTCGGTTGCGTTTGGCTCGCGACGAGCCGCAGGCGCGGACGTCCCGTTCTGGCTTGCCAGCGCCGATCGCCGTAGCGGATCTGCAGGGCTATCTGGCCCAAGACACCTCCTTGGTGAGCTTCTATGTGGGGGAAGGGAAGGTTCTTGCTTGGGTGGTCCGCTCTGATCACTTCAGCTTGATTGAGACACAGCTCGGGCGAGATCAACTCGATCTGGTAGGTCGTTTCCGACAGGCAATCCTCGCGGAGGTCGGGATGCAGGGACTGCGGGCAGTGGCTCCTGTTCCGATTGAGGATGGGGCGGAGCAAGCCACCAGGAGCCAGCTAGGAAAAGAGCTCTTTCGACGACTGATAGAGCCACTAAGGCCTCATCTTCGAGGTCAGAACCTCTTACTGATACCCCACGAAGCCCTGCACTTCTTGCCTTTTGCTGCTCTTCAGAATCCCAGCACTGGCAAATACTTGGTCGAGGACTTCGTCCTGAGCTCGTTACCCAGCGCGTCGATATTGCCGGTTCTCCAGGGGAGGGAAAATCTCTCAGACGAGCAGAGCAACGTTCTCATTGTTGGTGACCCGAGGCCTGCGAATCCCAGACTGACACCTTTGCGTGGTGCCGCCCAAGAAGCGCGAGAAGTCGCAGAGTTGTGGGGGAGTGAGCCCTTGGTGGGAGTCGACGCTACCGAGACGGAAGTGCGACGCCGGATCGTAGATTCGGATTTGATGCACCTTGCCGCCCACGCGGTCTACCGCGCTGACGATCCTCTATTCAGCTACCTCGCCTTGACTCCAGGCGGATTGCACGATGGGAGGCTCGAGATGATTGAGGTCTTTGATGAGCTCAATCTCGCCAGGGCGCCCTCCATTGTTCTTTCCGGTTGCGAGACGGGTCTAGGTATGCGCTCGGGAGGAGATGAAGTCGTGGGTTTGTTGCGGGCTTTTCTGACCGCCGGTGCGCGAATGATCATAGCCACGCAGTGGCGGATCGCTGATCGGTCATCTGCTGATCTCATGACTTCATTCTATCGGTCTCTCAAGGGAGGCTCTTCCTTCCCAGAAGCTCTGGCGGAAGCGCAGAGACAGGCTCTTCAAGCTGTTGAAACGGCGAAGCCTTACTACTGGGCTGGTTATGCGGTCACAGGGGCGTTCCAAGAGCACTAG
- a CDS encoding caspase family protein, translated as MKAKNQGPRDLGVLCQCLLIVLALIGSSGTLEGEERGPSGAGGGKSRALIVAISDYAPGTGWRRTHADRDVTLMRSLLQAQGFDEILVLEGPDATREGIVHAVKSYLIEPSSEGDRVALHYSGHGQRIPDDNGDEPDGWDEAIVPWDAPARASEGYTGARHLRDDELSFLVDRLRRKLGERGHLTVFLDSCFSATPRGSEDERARGGPPLGPPAFVKIGNEEVESLIEDPPSRGQAYRSIAAHHRAPYAILSAARHSEQAFEVLDESDLFVGPLTWAVTRVLSRVPPSVDQGSGLEDIARQLRETAPTYRLLLEKVQKQLRGRVTNQPQLEGYRDSLVFGGGMVVPEPYLEIRRVEAGGQRLRASAGWVAGLGAGSRVAVHRSGTLHPTEESLLARGIVEKSSALHADVVLSEKVDIEDLREARVFVTRHAFGQFGIRVDLRAENAELGSWLKRELNGMVGGFRWVQRSPDLVVRVYWHRDCGCWQAEAETVPQGVSLPSVSVADRKLLVKELGRRLLDYARSRFLRRLDAESAAIAVDLEIDRVEPQGCTGSPRELDTCLSFPSFPVTDDRTWSPGDLFRLRARHLGRRPAFINVLALQPDGVIRLFWPPEETGDRTALQPGGTLNLVDIFQVTEPAGTEILLLLASEEWIDLRPFVSYAGDGPMKAPRGAHHELLGPLLGSPQFDRSASALTLSELHTDAVILRVVSGADESQGAR; from the coding sequence ATGAAGGCAAAGAACCAAGGCCCAAGAGATCTCGGGGTGCTCTGTCAGTGCCTCTTGATTGTTCTAGCTTTGATCGGTAGCTCCGGCACCCTGGAGGGGGAGGAGAGGGGACCTTCAGGAGCAGGAGGGGGCAAGAGCCGTGCATTGATCGTGGCGATCTCCGACTATGCGCCTGGGACGGGGTGGCGAAGAACTCATGCTGACCGGGATGTGACCCTCATGCGCAGCCTTCTGCAAGCTCAAGGGTTTGACGAGATCCTCGTTTTGGAGGGCCCGGATGCAACTCGGGAAGGCATTGTTCATGCCGTGAAGAGTTATTTGATCGAGCCCTCCAGCGAGGGCGATCGGGTTGCTCTCCACTACTCTGGGCACGGTCAGCGAATCCCAGATGACAATGGTGATGAGCCGGATGGTTGGGATGAAGCGATCGTGCCGTGGGATGCGCCTGCCCGTGCGTCGGAGGGATATACCGGTGCTCGCCATCTTCGCGACGATGAGCTGAGCTTTTTAGTGGATAGGCTACGTCGCAAGCTAGGGGAGCGGGGGCACTTGACGGTTTTTCTGGACTCTTGCTTTTCTGCGACCCCAAGGGGGAGTGAGGATGAGCGTGCACGGGGTGGTCCTCCCCTCGGTCCCCCGGCTTTTGTAAAGATTGGCAATGAGGAGGTCGAGAGCTTGATCGAAGATCCTCCGTCCCGAGGCCAAGCGTATCGATCGATTGCCGCCCACCATCGCGCGCCTTATGCGATCTTGTCCGCTGCCCGGCATTCTGAGCAAGCCTTCGAAGTCCTGGACGAGAGCGATTTATTCGTGGGGCCGCTGACCTGGGCGGTCACTCGCGTCTTGAGCCGTGTTCCGCCAAGTGTTGATCAGGGCTCCGGCCTTGAAGACATTGCGCGCCAACTCCGGGAGACTGCGCCAACGTATCGGTTGCTATTGGAGAAGGTTCAGAAGCAGCTGCGCGGACGAGTGACCAATCAACCACAGCTCGAAGGGTATCGCGACAGCTTGGTATTCGGTGGTGGCATGGTTGTGCCGGAGCCATATTTGGAGATCCGTCGTGTGGAAGCCGGAGGCCAGCGTCTACGGGCCTCTGCCGGTTGGGTCGCGGGCTTGGGCGCTGGCAGCCGGGTAGCGGTACATCGCAGTGGCACGCTTCACCCTACGGAAGAGTCGCTCTTGGCACGAGGCATCGTAGAGAAGAGCTCTGCGCTTCATGCCGACGTGGTTTTGTCTGAGAAGGTCGACATAGAGGATCTTCGGGAGGCGCGAGTATTTGTTACTCGGCACGCTTTCGGTCAGTTTGGAATCAGAGTAGACCTACGGGCTGAGAACGCAGAGTTGGGCTCCTGGTTGAAGAGGGAGCTGAACGGGATGGTTGGAGGCTTTCGCTGGGTGCAGAGGAGTCCGGACCTTGTTGTAAGGGTCTACTGGCACAGGGATTGTGGCTGTTGGCAGGCGGAGGCGGAAACCGTACCGCAAGGAGTCTCTCTGCCCAGTGTGTCCGTAGCGGATCGCAAGCTGCTGGTCAAGGAATTGGGGCGCCGCTTGCTGGACTATGCCCGCAGTCGATTCTTGCGGAGGCTCGATGCGGAATCGGCTGCCATCGCCGTTGACCTCGAGATCGATCGTGTCGAGCCGCAAGGTTGCACTGGCAGTCCCCGCGAGCTCGATACGTGTCTCTCCTTCCCATCTTTCCCGGTCACCGACGACAGGACCTGGAGCCCCGGGGATCTTTTTCGGCTCCGAGCCCGCCACCTCGGTCGGCGTCCCGCTTTCATCAATGTTTTGGCGCTCCAGCCGGACGGAGTGATTCGCCTCTTTTGGCCTCCAGAAGAGACGGGGGATCGTACGGCTCTTCAACCTGGTGGAACTCTCAACCTGGTAGATATTTTTCAGGTTACAGAGCCCGCTGGAACAGAAATCCTGCTTTTGCTCGCATCCGAAGAATGGATCGACCTTCGACCGTTTGTCAGCTACGCTGGCGATGGACCGATGAAAGCTCCGCGAGGGGCCCACCACGAGCTGCTAGGCCCGCTGCTGGGTAGTCCCCAGTTCGACCGGTCGGCTTCAGCGCTGACCCTTTCCGAGCTCCACACGGATGCCGTCATTCTCAGAGTGGTTAGTGGGGCCGATGAGTCTCAGGGTGCGCGTTGA